The proteins below are encoded in one region of Salmo salar chromosome ssa02, Ssal_v3.1, whole genome shotgun sequence:
- the tm147 gene encoding Transmembrane protein 147 (The RefSeq protein has 1 substitution compared to this genomic sequence) has translation MTLFHFGNCFALAYFPYFITYKCSGLSEYNAFWRCVQAGATYLCVQLCKMLFLATFFPTWEGGAGVYDFVGEFMKATVDLADLLGLHLVMSRNAGKGEYKIMVAAMGWATAELIMSRCIPLWVGARGIEFDWKYVQVSFDSNISLVHYIAMAAGVWMFTRYDLPKSFRLPVTVLLGLCVYKAFLMELFVHVFLLGSWTVLLVKAVLTGSISLCSLFLFVTLVHSN, from the exons ATGACGCTATTTCATTTCGGGAATTGCTTTGCCTTGGCTTATTTCCCCTACTTTATCACCTACAAGTGCAGTGGACT ATCagaatacaatgcattctggAGATGTGTTCAAGCAGGAGCTACCTACCTATGTGTGCAACTATGCAAG ATGCTATTTCTAGCCACATTCTTCCCCACATGGGAGGGAGGAGCTGGTGTGTATGACTTTGTTGGTGAGTTTATGAAGGCTACGGTGGACCTAGCTGACCTTCTGGGCCTGCATCTGGTCATGTCCAGGAACGCAGGGAAGGGAGAGTACAAGATCATGGTGGCAGCGATGGGATGGGCCACAGCAGAGCTCATTATGTCAAG GTGTATACCTCTGTGGGTGGGTGccagaggcattgagtttgactGGAAGTACGTACAGATGAGCTTCGACTCCAACATCAGCCTG GTGCACTATATCGCCATGGCAGCAGGGGTGTGGATGTTCACGCGGTACGACCTCCCGAAGAGCTTCCGTCTTCCTGTGACTGTACTGCTAGGGCTGTGTGTATACAAGGCCTTCCTCATGGA GTTGTTTGTCCACGTGTTCCTGCTGGGGAGCTGGACAGTCCTCCTGGTGAAGGCGGTGCTCACTGGATctatctccctctgttctctcttcctcttcgtCACACTGGTGCACAGCAACTGA
- the tm147 gene encoding transmembrane protein 147 isoform X1: MLFLATFFPTWEGGAGVYDFVGEFMKATVDLADLLGLHLVMSRNAGKGEYKIMVAAMGWATAELIMSRCIPLWVGARGIEFDWKYVQMSFDSNISLVHYIAMAAGVWMFTRYDLPKSFRLPVTVLLGLCVYKAFLMELFVHVFLLGSWTVLLVKAVLTGSISLCSLFLFVTLVHSN, from the exons ATGCTATTTCTAGCCACATTCTTCCCCACATGGGAGGGAGGAGCTGGTGTGTATGACTTTGTTGGTGAGTTTATGAAGGCTACGGTGGACCTAGCTGACCTTCTGGGCCTGCATCTGGTCATGTCCAGGAACGCAGGGAAGGGAGAGTACAAGATCATGGTGGCAGCGATGGGATGGGCCACAGCAGAGCTCATTATGTCAAG GTGTATACCTCTGTGGGTGGGTGccagaggcattgagtttgactGGAAGTACGTACAGATGAGCTTCGACTCCAACATCAGCCTG GTGCACTATATCGCCATGGCAGCAGGGGTGTGGATGTTCACGCGGTACGACCTCCCGAAGAGCTTCCGTCTTCCTGTGACTGTACTGCTAGGGCTGTGTGTATACAAGGCCTTCCTCATGGA GTTGTTTGTCCACGTGTTCCTGCTGGGGAGCTGGACAGTCCTCCTGGTGAAGGCGGTGCTCACTGGATctatctccctctgttctctcttcctcttcgtCACACTGGTGCACAGCAACTGA
- the sult2st3 gene encoding sulfotransferase family 2, cytosolic sulfotransferase 3 isoform X2, producing the protein MASDRYFLHHGILLPTVVHNEESLKYANDFKVQDSDVFAITYPKSGTTWMQEIVPLVLNGGDLTPVQTIPNWDRVPWLEETRAALVLNRLPSPRAMVSHMPYHLMPPSFFPSKAKVIYVTRNPKDVMVSSFHFHKMASFLDDPGTFDEFLNKFLSGQVLFGKWTDHVKSWRNSDLGDRILYITYEEMVKDLRGVLERLSRFLGRDLSEETLDRVANHCCFSNMKLNAMSNYSLVPQEIMDSSKSPFLRKGVAGDWKNHFSPEQDFKFTAVLKEEMNGTNIKFPWDEE; encoded by the exons ATGGCGTCAGACAGGTACTTTCTTCACCATGGAATTTTGTTACCAACTGTGGTTCACAATGAGGAGAGTCTGAAATATGCCAATGATTTCAAAGTTCAGGACAGCGATGTGTTTGCCATTACTTACCCCAAATCAG GCACCACATGGATGCAAGAGATTGTCCCTTTAGTCCTAAATGGAGGAGACCTTACTCCAGTGCAAACTATTCCCAACTGGGACCGGGTTCCCTGGCTAGAGGAGACACGAGCAGCCCTAGTTCTGAACCGTCTGCCCTCTCCACGGGCAATGGTCTCTCATATGCCCTACCATCTCATGCCCCCCTCCTTCTTCCCCTCCAAAGCCAAG GTCATCTATGTTACCCGGAACCCAAAAGATGTTATGGTGTCATCATTTCACTTCCACAAGATGGCCAGTTTCCTGGATGACCCTGGGACTTTTGATGAGTTTCTAAATAAGTTTCTCTCTGGGCAAG TGTTGTTTGGGAAGTGGACAGACCATGTGAAAAGCTGGCGAAATTCCGATCTGGGAGATAGAATCCTATACATTACCTATGAAGAAATGGTCAAG GACCTGCGGGGAGTGCTGGAACGCCTCTCACGGTTCCTTGGTCGGGACCTAAGTGAAGAAACTCTGGATCGTGTAGCCAACCACTGCTGTTTCAGCAACATGAAGTTAAATGCAATGTCAAACTACTCCCTGGTGCCACAGGAGATCATGGATAGCAGCAAGTCCCCCTTCCTTAGAAAAG GGGTTGCTGGAGACTGGAAAAATCATTTCAGTCCTGAGCAGGATTTCAAATTCACAGCGGTCCTAAAAGAGGAAATGAACGGAACAAACATAAAATTCCCATGGGATGAGGAGTGA
- the sult2st3 gene encoding sulfotransferase family 2, cytosolic sulfotransferase 3 isoform X1: MANAGNYIVYHGILCPKETHSFESLKYAEQIKVEDEDIFTVTYPKSGTTWMQEIVPLVLNGGDLTPVQTIPNWDRVPWLEETRAALVLNRLPSPRAMVSHMPYHLMPPSFFPSKAKVIYVTRNPKDVMVSSFHFHKMASFLDDPGTFDEFLNKFLSGQVLFGKWTDHVKSWRNSDLGDRILYITYEEMVKDLRGVLERLSRFLGRDLSEETLDRVANHCCFSNMKLNAMSNYSLVPQEIMDSSKSPFLRKGVAGDWKNHFSPEQDFKFTAVLKEEMNGTNIKFPWDEE; the protein is encoded by the exons ATGGCGAATGCTGGAAATTATATCGTTTATCACGGTATTTTGTGCCCGAAAGAAACTCACTCTTTTGAAAGTTTGAAATACGCGGAGCAAATTAAAGTTGAGGATGAAGATATTTTCACAGTGACCTACCCAAAGTCTG GCACCACATGGATGCAAGAGATTGTCCCTTTAGTCCTAAATGGAGGAGACCTTACTCCAGTGCAAACTATTCCCAACTGGGACCGGGTTCCCTGGCTAGAGGAGACACGAGCAGCCCTAGTTCTGAACCGTCTGCCCTCTCCACGGGCAATGGTCTCTCATATGCCCTACCATCTCATGCCCCCCTCCTTCTTCCCCTCCAAAGCCAAG GTCATCTATGTTACCCGGAACCCAAAAGATGTTATGGTGTCATCATTTCACTTCCACAAGATGGCCAGTTTCCTGGATGACCCTGGGACTTTTGATGAGTTTCTAAATAAGTTTCTCTCTGGGCAAG TGTTGTTTGGGAAGTGGACAGACCATGTGAAAAGCTGGCGAAATTCCGATCTGGGAGATAGAATCCTATACATTACCTATGAAGAAATGGTCAAG GACCTGCGGGGAGTGCTGGAACGCCTCTCACGGTTCCTTGGTCGGGACCTAAGTGAAGAAACTCTGGATCGTGTAGCCAACCACTGCTGTTTCAGCAACATGAAGTTAAATGCAATGTCAAACTACTCCCTGGTGCCACAGGAGATCATGGATAGCAGCAAGTCCCCCTTCCTTAGAAAAG GGGTTGCTGGAGACTGGAAAAATCATTTCAGTCCTGAGCAGGATTTCAAATTCACAGCGGTCCTAAAAGAGGAAATGAACGGAACAAACATAAAATTCCCATGGGATGAGGAGTGA